The sequence below is a genomic window from bacterium.
GAGCGGCGGTTCGCGCCGATCCTCGTCGCCGAGCCGAACGTGGAGCAGACGGTCGAGATTTTGCGGGGCCTCAGGGAGCGGTACGAGGCCCACCACGGCGTCAAGATTGGGGACGACGCCCTGGTCGCGGCGGCGCAACTCGCGGACAAGTACATCTCCGACCGGTTCCTGCCGGACAAGGCGATCGATCTGATGGACGAGGCGGCGAGCAAGATCCGCCTGCAGGCCAGCTTCCTGCCGCAAGAAGTGCGGCAGGCGATGGAAAAGGCCGACCGGGCGCGCCGCGAAAAGGAAGAGGCGATCAAGAACCAGGACTTCGAGAAAGCCGCGGGCCTGCGTGACAAGGAAAAGGTGCTCCGGCAAAAACTCGAAGAGCTGGAGAGCTCGTGGAAGACCGACAAAGGCCGGGACATCACGACGGTGACGGCCGACGACATCGCCGACATCGTGTCGAGCTGGACCGGCATCCCGGTGACCCGCCTCGTCGAAGAGGAGACGGAAAAGCTCCTCAAGATGGAGGACCAGATCCACAAGCGGATCGTGGGCCAGGAGGAGGCGGTTACCGCGGTCTCACGGGCGGTGCGGCGGGCCCGCGCCGGGCTGAAGGACGCCCGGCGCCCCATCGGATCGTTCATCTTCCTCGGCCCGACGGGCGTCGGCAAGACCGAGCTGACGCTCGCGCTCGCGGAGTTTCTCTTCGGGGACGAGAACGCGGTCGTGCGGATCGACATGTCCGAGTACACCGAGCGGCACACGGTGTCCCGGCTCGTCGGCGCGCCTCCGGGCTACGTCGGGTACGAAGAGGGCGGCCAGCTCACCGAGCAGGTGCGCCGCAGGCCGTACTCGGTCGTGCTGCTCGACGAGATCGAGAAGGCGCATCCCGAGATCTTCAACGTCCTGCTGCAGATCCTGGAGGACGGGCGCCTGACCGACGCTCAGGGCCGCACGGTCGACTTCAAGAACTGCGTCGTTATCATGACGAGCAACGTCGGGGCGCCGCAGATTCAGCGCGAAGGCCAGGGCCTCGGCTTCCGCGGCACGGCGGACGTCGAGCTCGACCAGCAGCGCCAGTACGATAAGATGAAGGCGCACGTGATGGAGGAGCTGCGGCGCACGTTCCGGCCCGAGTTCCTCAATCGCGTGGACGAGATCATCGTGTTCCGGCCGCTGTCCCGCGAGCAGATCGCGGCGATCGTGGACATCCTGATGGACCGCGTCCGGCGGGAAATCCGGGGTCAGGGCATGGGGCTCACGATCACGCCGATGGCGCGCGAGGTGCTCGCCAAAGAAGGCTTCGACCCCCAGTACGGGGCGCGGCCGCTGCGGCGCGCGATCCAGCGGCTCGTGGAAGACCCGCTCTCGGACGCCATGCTGCGCGGGCGGTTCAGCACCGGCGACGAGATCATCATCGACGCGCATGACAACGAGCTCGTCTTCGAGAAGAAGCGCGAGCCCGTGACGCAGACTTCGTAGGAGCCGGCGGCCGGTCCCGGCGACGGCTGCGGAGCGGTGGAACGCGACGGCCCGGGCTCGGTGCCCGGGCCGTCGCGTAGTCTCTCGAAGGGGCGGCTTCGAATGCCGAAGGCCACACGTTTAGGCGGCGCTGAGCCGCGGACCGTATTCGTCTGCCAGGAGTGCGGCTACGAGTCGAGCAAGTGGTTGGGCCGTTGTCCCGGCTGCGGCGCCTGGAACAGTCTTGTGGAAGAACGCGTCGGGCCGCCGGCCGCCGGCCGGCGGCCCGTGCGCGAGCCGGGCGCGGCTGAGGGCGGACGCGGCGCCGGGGCGGTGGAGGCGGTGCCCATCGCGGACGTGGCGCTCGACGAGGCGGTGCGCCGGGGGACCGGACTGCCGGAGGTCGATCGGGTGCTGGGCGGCGGCGTCGTCCCCGGCTCGCTCATCCTGGTCGGCGGGGATCCCGGCGTCGGCAAGTCCACGCTCGCCCTCGCCGCCGCGCATCACATGGCCCGCGCGTCGGGCGCGGCGG
It includes:
- a CDS encoding ATP-dependent Clp protease ATP-binding subunit, with amino-acid sequence MFERFTERARRVIILAQEEAKRLNHSAVGTEHILLGIIREGEGVASKVLESLNINPERVRAEIESAIGRGERTPYEEVAFTPRAKKVLELALDEARRLGHNYIGTEHLLLGLIREGEGVAARVLEAMGADLERVRSQVVYLLGEEGTASYTKQASKTPTLDEFGRDLTKLARENKLDPVIGREREIERVIQVLSRRTKNNPALIGEPGVGKTAITEGLAQRIVRGDVPEVLRTKRVVQLDLAALVAGTKYRGEFEERMKKVMEEIRKAQGEVILFVDELHTLVGAGAAEGAIDASNILKPSLSRGELQCIGATTLDEYRKYVERDAALERRFAPILVAEPNVEQTVEILRGLRERYEAHHGVKIGDDALVAAAQLADKYISDRFLPDKAIDLMDEAASKIRLQASFLPQEVRQAMEKADRARREKEEAIKNQDFEKAAGLRDKEKVLRQKLEELESSWKTDKGRDITTVTADDIADIVSSWTGIPVTRLVEEETEKLLKMEDQIHKRIVGQEEAVTAVSRAVRRARAGLKDARRPIGSFIFLGPTGVGKTELTLALAEFLFGDENAVVRIDMSEYTERHTVSRLVGAPPGYVGYEEGGQLTEQVRRRPYSVVLLDEIEKAHPEIFNVLLQILEDGRLTDAQGRTVDFKNCVVIMTSNVGAPQIQREGQGLGFRGTADVELDQQRQYDKMKAHVMEELRRTFRPEFLNRVDEIIVFRPLSREQIAAIVDILMDRVRREIRGQGMGLTITPMAREVLAKEGFDPQYGARPLRRAIQRLVEDPLSDAMLRGRFSTGDEIIIDAHDNELVFEKKREPVTQTS